A genomic stretch from Chitinophaga agri includes:
- a CDS encoding MarR family winged helix-turn-helix transcriptional regulator yields the protein MNGSLDEQLQQHLAQRQQSLIRMLGLLKKDMDCRIMQKLQQKGYNNFKLGDLVLIVNIDPQGIINNELARKARITKQAMSKVVKNLEAGGFIHTSKHANDARAAIISLTDEGKKLIICAAESFQEIQEEYTHIVGEDNADALSQILRKLVFSLHPEC from the coding sequence ATGAACGGGTCACTGGATGAGCAGTTACAGCAGCATCTGGCGCAACGGCAACAGAGCCTTATCAGAATGTTAGGCTTGTTGAAAAAAGATATGGACTGTAGAATTATGCAAAAGCTGCAGCAGAAAGGTTATAACAACTTCAAACTTGGTGACCTGGTGCTGATAGTGAATATAGATCCGCAGGGCATCATCAATAATGAACTGGCAAGAAAGGCCCGTATTACCAAACAGGCCATGAGTAAAGTAGTGAAGAACCTGGAAGCAGGCGGCTTTATTCACACCAGCAAACATGCGAATGATGCACGGGCAGCGATCATATCACTGACGGATGAGGGCAAAAAGCTAATCATCTGTGCAGCCGAAAGCTTTCAGGAGATACAGGAAGAGTATACACATATTGTCGGCGAGGATAATGCTGACGCATTAAGTCAGATCTTACGTAAACTGGTCTTCAGTTTACATCCCGAATGCTGA